One stretch of Salarias fasciatus chromosome 19, fSalaFa1.1, whole genome shotgun sequence DNA includes these proteins:
- the wdr20a gene encoding WD repeat-containing protein 20, whose product MLISKMAAEGGGKEMNEIKTQFTTREGVYKLLTHSEYSRPNRVPFNSQGSNPVKVSFVNVNDQSGNGDRICFNVGRELYFYIYKGVRKAADLSKPIDKRIYKGTQPTCHDFNHLTATAESVSLLVGFSAGQVQLIDPIKKETSKLFNEERLIDKSRVTCVKWVPGSESLFLVSHASGNMYLYNVEHTCGTTAPHYQLLKQGENYSVHTCKSKSTRNPLLKWTVGEGALNEFAFSPDGKFLACVSQDGFLRVFNFDAVELHGTMKSYFGGLLCVCWSPDGKYIVAGGEDDLVTVWSFFDCRVIARGHGHKSWVSVVAFDHYTTSVEESDPMEFSGSDEDFQDQMIHFGRDRANSTQSRLSKRNSTDSRPVSVTYRFGSVGQDTQLCLWDLTEDILFPHLPLSRTRTHTNVMNATSPPAGATIITNTSSNTTNGNNSGANTPGINSLSTTLPRSNSLPHSAGTTATANSTNKAGGGGGGGGIGGGIMDSAIATGVSKFATLSLHDRKERHHEKDHKRNHSMGHISSKSSDKLNLLTKTKTDPAKTLGTLLCPRMEDVPLLEPLICKKIAHERLTVLIFLEDCLVTACQEGFICTWARPGKVGLLSSQNQASSPSGTVV is encoded by the exons ATGTTAATTTCAAAGATggcggcggagggaggagggaaggagatGAACGAAATTAAAACTCAGTTCACCACTCGGGAAGGCGTCTACAAACTCCTCACTCACTCCGAATACAGCCGTCCCAACAGGGTGCCTTTCAACTCGCAGGGCTCCAACCCCGTCAAGGTCTCCTTCGTCAACGTCAACGACCAGTCCGGCAACGGCGACCGGATCTGTTTCAATGTGGGCCGTGAGCTCTACTTCTACATCTACAAAGGCGTCAGAAAG GCCGCTGACTTGAGCAAGCCCATAGATAAACGCATTTACAAGGGGACGCAGCCGACGTGTCATGACTTCAACCACCTCACCGCCACAGCAGAGAGTGTGTCGTTGCTTGTGGGTTTCTCGGCAGGACAAGTCCAGCTCATTGACCCCATCAAGAAAGAGACGAGCAAACTCTTCAATGAGGAG AGATTAATAGACAAATCCAGAGTAACATGCGTGAAATGGGTTCCCGGTTCTGAGAGCCTGTTCCTGGTCTCTCACGCCAGCGGGAATATGTACCTGTACAACGTGGAGCACACCTGCGGCACCACGGCGCCACACTACCAGCTGCTCAAGCAGGGAGAAAACTACTCTGTTCACACTTGCAAGAGTAAATCCACCCGGAACCCCCTCCTCAAATGGACAGTGGGAGAGGGGGCTCTGAACGAGTTTGCCTTCTCTCCCGACGGGAAGTTCCTGGCCTGCGTGAGCCAGGACGGCTTCCTGCGGGTTTTCAACTTCGACGCCGTCGAGCTCCACGGCACCATGAAGAGCTACTTCGGCGGCCTGCTGTGCGTGTGCTGGAGCCCCGACGGGAAATACATAGTCGCGGGCGGCGAGGACGACCTGGTGACTGTTTGGTCGTTCTTCGACTGCAGGGTCATAGCCCGGGGTCACGGGCACAAGTCGTGGGTGAGCGTGGTGGCGTTtgaccactacaccaccagCGTCGAGGAGAGCGACCCCATGGAGTTCAGCGGCAGCGACGAGGACTTCCAGGATCAGATGATCCACTTCGGGCGAGACCGGGCCAACAGCACGCAGTCTCGACTCTCGAAGCGCAACTCCACGGACAGCCGGCCCGTTAGCGTGACGTACCGGTTCGGCTCGGTGGGCCAGGACACTCAGCTGTGCCTATGGGACCTCACCGAGGACATCCTTTTCCCCCACCTTCCACTCTCACGGACACGAACGCATACTAATGTGATGAATGCTACAAGCCCTCCGGCGGGCGCCACCATAATAACAAACACCTCTAGTAACACTACTAACGGAAACAACAGTGGTGCCAATACTCCTGGCATTAACTCCCTCTCCACCACGTTGCCCCGCTCCAACAGCCTGCCCCACTCGGCCGGCACCACCGCCACGGCCAACAGCACCAACAAGGccgggggcggcgggggcggcggcgggatcGGCGGCGGCATCATGGACAGTGCCATCGCCACCGGCGTGAGCAAGTTCGCCACGCTGTCACTCCACGACCGCAAGGAGCGGCACCACGAGAAGGACCACAAACGCAACCACAGCATGGGTCACATCAGCAGCAAGAGCAGCGACAAGCTCAACCTGCTgaccaaaaccaaaacagaccCCGCCAAGACTCTGGGCACCCTGCTGTGCCCCCGCATGGAGGACGTGCCCCTCCTCGAGCCCCTCATCTGTAAAAAAATAGCACACGAGAGACTGACTGTACTCATATTTTTAGAGGACTGTTTAGTGACTGCTTGTCAGGAGGGATTTATTTGCACATGGGCGAGGCCAGGCAAAGTG gGTTTATTGTCATCCCAAAACCAAGCCAGCTCTCCCAGTGGAACAGTAGTATAG
- the mok gene encoding MAPK/MAK/MRK overlapping kinase isoform X2: MRRLRLIGMHRYKTIKKIGEGTFSEVVKTQSLKDGKFYACKTMKQTINSLEQANNLREVQAMKRLSPHANIIQLHELIFDKETGTVSLICELMEMNIYEFIQGRQTPLPEHTVRNYMYQLCKSLEHMHSCGIFHRDVKPENILIKQNVLKLADFGSCRSVYSKPPHTEYISTRWYRAPECLLTDGYYSLKMDIWSTGCVFFEIMSLNPLFPGTNELDQIAKIHDVLGTPDQALLRKFKQSRAMHFNFHPKKGTGISRLIPNCPAPALSLLYQMLAYDPDERISAETALRHTYFREIRLAEKKAETLHRVSGTVDGVGGSVMQNAFEHIWRPTRLGKQLRGRHTRQTPLMSHNSKHVADALMRRNIPHYPAELPKLNVVLPGPQITFPVSTMPAFSVTQRGTLPAITSKKCQSQLAKPRDESHQAVFKTYHMPPLDRKHEGY, from the exons GCTACAAAACGATCAAGAAAATCGGGGAGGGCACATTTTCGGAGGTGGTGAAAACTCAGAGCCTGAAAGACGGGAAGTTCTACGCCTGTAAAACCATGAAGCAAACGATTAACAG TCTGGAGCAGGCCAACAATCTTCGAGAAGTCCAAGCGATGAAGAGACTCAGCCCTCATGCAAACATCATCCAGCTCCATGAGCTCATTTT CGACAAAGAAACTGGAACGGTGTCTTTGATATGTGAGCTGATGGAGATGAATATCTATGAGTTCATACAGG GAAGACAAACCCCGCTGCCCGAACACACAGTGAGAAACTACATGTATCAACTCTGCAAATCACTTGAACATATGCACAG CTGTGGGATCTTTCACAGAGATGTGAAACCAGAAAACATCCTCATAAAA CAAAATGTGTTGAAGCTGGCCGACTTCGGCTCCTGTCGGAGTGTGTACTCCAAGCCTCCGCACACAGAGTACATCTCCACACGCTGGTACCGGGCCCCCGAGTGCCTCCTCACCGACGGCTATTACAGCCTGAAGATGGACATCTGGAGCACCGGCTGTGTCTTCTTTGAAATCATGAG CTTGAATCCTCTCTTTCCTGGGACCAACGAGTTGGACCAGATTGCCAAGATCCACGACGTGTTAGGAACGCCCGATCAAGCTCTTCTCCGGAAGTTCAAGCA GTCAAGAGCGATGCATTTCAACTTCCACCCAAAGAAAGGCACGGGCATCTCACGATTGATCCCGAACTGCCCGGCTCCCGCCCTGTCGCTGCTTTATCAGATGCTCGCCTACGACCCCGACGAACGCATCAGTGCGGAAACAGCTCTGCGACACACCTACTTCAGAGAGATCCG GCTGGCGGAGAAGAAAGCCGAGACGCTCCACAGAGTTTCTGGGACAGTGGATGGAGTCGGGGGCAGCGTGATGCAGAACGCCTTCGAGCATATCTGGCGACCAACCAGACTTGGCAAACAGCTGAGGGGAAGACACACGAGACAAACGCCTCTAATGAGC CACAACTCTAAGCATGTAGCAGACGCCCTGATGAGGAGGAACATCCCCCACTACCCAGCAGAGCTGCCCAAGCTCAACGTGGTCCTGCCAGGGCCGCAGATCACCTTCCCAGTGTCCACCATGCCGGCATTCAGCGTCACTCAGCGAGGCACACTGCCAGCCATCACCTCCAAGAAGTGCCAGTCACAGTTGGCCAAG CCCCGGGATGAGTCACACCAAGCAGTGTTCAAGACTTACCACATGCCGCCGCTGGACAGGAAGCACGAAGGCTACtga
- the LOC115407135 gene encoding uncharacterized protein LOC115407135, translating into MAYRRRRQRSFSGHDRPALDNVDHLSFKYMEMCKMGSSTDSDSEISPRWSDTSTMGYVSSAPESGTSRRALTLTQKPSGRHGGYSLFLDPYDGSSEDSEESSVEVFSRQTRQQGKGVGGGGCRLSGRAQRVVFRPPASVQMKCESDSDALPSLVTDANLPEESAADPAVHGQAMDIELQLDASGTRSVTSCAPHTPRSQTPGSGSSSHRYTDRCSSSLHKRKLGLLGAEALQLEQRKRPCVCAMENE; encoded by the exons ATGGCGTACAGGAGGAGACGACAGCGCTCATTTTCAG GTCATGACAGACCAGCGCTCGACAATGTGGATCACCTCTCCTTCAAATACATG GAGATGTGCAAAATGGGGTCCAGCACTGATTCCGACTCGGAAATCAGCCCAAGATGGTCAGACACCAGCACCATG GGATATGTGAGCAGTGCACCAGAGAGCGGGACTTCTCGGCGGGCTCTGACTTTAACACAGAAGCCTTCAGGACGACACGGAGGCTATTCTTTG TTTTTGGACCCGTACGATGGCAGTTCTGAAGATTCTGAGGAGTCGAGCGTTGAAGTGTTCAGCAGACAAACGAGACAACAGGGGAAgggtgttggaggaggaggctgccggCTCTCAGGCCGCGCTCAGCGCGTCGTCTTCCGTCCGCCGGCTTCTGTCCAGATGAAATGTGAAAGTGACTCTGACGCTCTGCCCTCCCTCGTCACCGATGCAAATCTTCCGGAGGAGAGCGCGGCCGATCCAGCAGTGCACGGCCAAGCCATGGACATCGAGCTGCAACTTGACGCTTCAGGCACTCGCTCAGTGACGTCCTGTGCGCCTCACACACCCAGATCTCAAACCCCGGGGAGTGGGAGTTCATCTCATCGCTACACAGACAGATGCTCCAGCTCCCTTCACAAGAGGAAATTGGGCCTCCTCGGAGCAGAGgcgctgcagctggagcagaggaagaggccATGTGTCTGCGCCATGGAGAATGAATAA